From Gallus gallus isolate bGalGal1 chromosome 14, bGalGal1.mat.broiler.GRCg7b, whole genome shotgun sequence, one genomic window encodes:
- the VWA3A gene encoding von Willebrand factor A domain-containing protein 3A isoform X4, with protein MKELNSLVIIMQSCPDQSLEILADYAQQCMLGRKLLVHAVTYDCGSPAAIATVKNLAEVVSGCYHCYTSKGENSDSSDVNLLLQESHKAKDLLRSIKQTFQRHVGVSLISGIADVSTEVANAAIPCFLPKPPKHEGPLIIQTPHFLARTSTDWLKTNGLKARKLNLYQVLAPNAFSPVEEFVPILQKTVSSTLHEKAMMQFEWHDGTVKNIHVDLPILYKYQKLLAKMVRIYEKRINWLSVASRRIWGSVCERRVVILVDISVTNSMCIIHIQHSLRLLLEEQMSNKDCFNIIAFGSHIVPWQLELVPSQPENLQKAWRWVLRLQCSGSRNFMSALRRAVEVDFKEKDKHKSQGLYLLTTGIPDQETHTVSAYVAEACRGFDLHLHVCLFSVMEDADSCGIIPARYATPTETAIAFKEIVQAANGRFHWFGEAGIFESDDITVIVSEMEKAKNYSQKCAFLVESLKQRSGNQPANSFIAEAGATTVVTKEKRRPQKLPSPKPTALSLARMHIKDKHGAEKNTSIRVAAWRPTSAKAEIPPVQAIKQWPQAEKRRKYKPRKQPECSVSVFYTDKGRNVGTVYRNYPKTVCIRKHVPSVRLPQKEEICSSKEWLTKYSIKKLKLELPRLMFGPGCTHQKKIVKSLHKKVSAKYCTIFPSVEINGVVRHVQVQSKELEIYIEQMEKVLLRYLQRIQWLLSGSRRLFGTILEANVCVLIDTSGSMDPYLPRITKELTSLIWEQLRKNEVRFNLLRFAENTESWREHLVEATDKTCHDAVQWVSKFHAHGNTHILMALQKALSFQDVEALYILTDGKPDTSCNLILKEIERLRKQQDIKIHTISFSYVDREANEFLKKLASQTGGRYHCSFGDVDGQLAAHRMLTEGFDDEDDPVFPYFEGDDLKKLTEEVAKARSFLKQAKSLRVLLQKWNINQKDNSVFKNSAQD; from the exons ATGAAAGAGCTCAATTCTCTGGTGATTATAATGCAAAGCTG CCCTGATCAGTCTTTGGAAATACTGGCAGACTATGCTCAGCAATGTATGCTGGGGAGAAAACTTCTGGTTCATGCTGTTACATATGATTGTGGCAGTCCTGCTGCTATT GCAACTGTAAAAAACCTTGCAGAAGTTGTCAGTGGCTGTTATCATTGCTACACTTCAAAGGGGGAG AATTCTGATAGTAGTGATGTTAATCTGCTACTTCAGGAATCCCACAAGGCTAAGGACCTACTCAGGAGTATCAAGCAGACTTTTCAAAGGCATGTTGGTGTCTCACTTATTAGTGGAATTGCAGAT GTTTCCACAGAAGTTGCAAATGCAGCAATTCCTTGCTTCCTACCAAAGCCTCCAAAGCACGAAGGACCATTAATTATTCAAACACCACATTTCCTGGCCAGAACTTCAACAGACTGGTTAAAGACAAATGGATTGAAAG CTAGGAAGTTAAACCTTTATCAAGTTTTGGCTCCCAATGCTTTTTCTCCTGTGGAAGAATTTGTACCCATTCTTCAAAAAACAGTATCATCAACTCTACACGAG AAAGCTATGATGCAGTTTGAATGGCATGATGGAACTGTGAAAAATATTCACGTTGACCTGCCAATATTATACAAGTATCAG AAACTCCTTGCTAAAATGGTAAGAATCTATGAGAAACGAATTAACTGGCTGTCTGTTGCTAGCAGAAGGATCTGGGGAAGTGTTTGTGAGAGGAG GGTGGTTATACTTGTTGACATATCAGTGACAAACTCTATGTGCATCATCCATATCCAACATTCTTTGCGACTTCTACTTGAGGAACAAATGTCAAATAAGGATTGCTTCAATATTATAGC ATTTGGGAGCCACATTGTGCCttggcagctggagctggttCCTTCACAGCCAGAAAACTTACAAAAAGCTTGGAG GTGGGTTTTGAGGTTGCAGTGCAGTGGGAGTAGGAATTTCATGAGTGCTCTCAGAAGAGCTGTGGAAGTTGACTTCAAAGAAAAGGATAAACACAAATCACAAGGACTTTACCTGCTGACTACTGGAATACCTGATCAGGAAACG CACACAGTCAGTGCCTATGTGGCTGAGGCTTGCAGAGGTTTTGATTTGCATCTTCATGTCTGTCTGTTCAGCGTAATGGAGGATGCTGACTCCTGTGGGATTATTCCAGCCCGCTATGCTACCCCAACAGAAACTGCCattgcttttaaagaaatagtACAGGCTGCCAATGGGAGATTCCATTGGTTTGGAGAAGCAG GTATTTTTGAAAGTGATGATATCACTGTTATTGtatctgaaatggaaaaagcaaagaactaCTCCCAAAAG TGTGCATTCTTAGTGGAATCCTTAAAGCAACGTTCAGGAAATCAGCCTGCTAATTCATTTATAGCAGAAGCAGGTGCAACCACGGTTGTCAcgaaagagaaaagaaggccACAGAAGTTGCCATCTCCAAAACCTACAGCTCTGAGTCTGGCTAGAATG CATATTAAAGACAAACACGGTGCAGAGAAAAATACCTCCATAAGAGTAGCGGCGTGGCGTCCCACCAGTGCGAAAGCAGAAATTCCACCAG tacAAGCAATAAAACAATGGCCTCAGGctgagaagagaagaaaatataaaccaAGGAAACAGCCAGAATGTTCTGTGTCAGTATTTTATACtgacaaaggaagaaatgtgg GCACAGTATACCGAAATTATCCAAAGACCGTTTGCATAAGAAAGCATGTTCCCTCCGTCAGATTGCCACAAAAGGAGGAAATCTGTTCAAGCAAAGAG tgGCTGACAAAGTACAGCATTAAAAAGCTTAAACTGGAATTGCCCAGACTCATGTTTGGTCCAGGCTGCACTCACCAAAAGAAAATTGTGAAGTCTCTGCACAAGAAAGTATCAGCAAAATACTGCACTATCTTCCCTAGTGTAGAAATCAAT GGGGTTGTGAGACATGTGCAGGTTCAATCTAAAGAACTGGAAATCTACATTGAACAAATGGAGAAGGTGTTGCTACGCTATCTACAGAGAATACAGTGGCTTCTGTCAG GAAGTCGAAGATTGTTTGGTACCATATTAGAAGCAAATGTCTGTGTTTTGATCGATACATCTGGTTCCATGGACCCATATTTGCCACGTATCACAAAGGAACTTACCTCCCTTATCTGGGAGCAgctgagaaaaaatgaagtcag GTTTAACCTGCTGAGAtttgcagaaaatacagagagTTGGAGGGAGCATCTTGTAGAGGCAACTGATAAAACATGTCATGATGCTGTGCAGTGGGTGTCCAAATTCCATGCTCATGGTAATACCCATATCCTTATGGCTTTACAG aaAGCTCTCAGTTTCCAAGATGTAGAGGCATTGTATATACTGACTGATGGAAAACCAGATACCAGTTGCAAtctgattttgaaagaaattgaaagatTGAGAAAGCAACAAGATATTAAAATCCACACCATTTCTTTTAGCTACGTAGACAG AGAAGCAAATGAATTTCTGAAGAAGCTTGCCTCCCAGACAGGAGGGCGCTACCACTGCAGTTTTGGAGATGTGGATGGACAATTAGCAGCACACCGAATGCTGACGGAAGGATTTGATGATGAGGAT gatCCAGTTTTCCCATACTTTGAAGGAGATGATTTAAAGAAACTTACTGAAGAAGTAGCAAAAGCTAGAAGTTTTTTAAAGCAGGCAAAATCTTTGAG gGTATTACTACAAAAATGGAATATAAACCAAAAGGACAattctgtctttaaaaacagTGCTCAG GATTAA